One genomic window of Medicago truncatula cultivar Jemalong A17 chromosome 1, MtrunA17r5.0-ANR, whole genome shotgun sequence includes the following:
- the LOC25481970 gene encoding ubiquitin carboxyl-terminal hydrolase 18 — translation MLVIAGVSWDLNRFLQFIFTALVIAIGLHTLVKNTASKYFEVDANFEGDHHPSSPTSPMPGVLNSDEPVCAVCASHATKKCSRCKGVRYCTTKCQQSHWNSGHKEKCKSNSGANVFNSASNGATNGGFKASAAGGKGSNLIALVPGGYSTSRPIKKPKDVLFPYHEFVKLFNWDNPGFPPCGLLNCGNSCFANVVLQCLSFTRPLVAYLLEKGHRNECTCNDWCFLCEFESHVERARLSSQAFSPMNILSRLPNIGGTLGYGRQEDAHEFMRFSIDTMQSVCLDEFGGEKAVPSNLQETTIIQHIFGGRLQSEVICTKCDKTSNQYESMMDLTVEIHGDAASLEECLDQFTVKEWLDGENMYKCEGCQDYVKAWKRLTVKCAPNILTIALKRFQSGRFGKLNKRVAFPETLNLSPYMSEAGDGSDIYNLYAVVVHIDMLNASFFGHYICYIKDFRGNWYRIDDSKVVCVELEEVLSQGAYMLLYRRCTARPSSLQIQTTESSGKVEERTVEVEPGKTEQAECLSNVKALVCNRDCEVSPSDISPESKVSSGDEYESSIELNSEAKREQSEDTLSNVKVLACSRDCEISPSDISQELKVSSGYEYESSVQLNSEAKREQSADTLSNVKALACRRGCEVLPSDISPELKVSSGYDYESSVEVNSEAKREQSEDTNMIDIESTDNGNDISYSAVDESSYLPISHVVENLMDVDMGRPIEETSGCAQDQDDTGVAGSCPSPGLPNDFSFLDKHSSVSIDYRNVEEDLEDTDAVKCKLLTANNDAYYGNGYVSANLSATPHEDTGTLFSSGASFPTEKDRGNGIKKVEISADKLIM, via the exons ATGCTTGTAATCGCTGGTGTATCGTGGGATCTCAATCGATTCCTTCAATTCATATTCACCGCTCTTGTAATCGCTATTGGATTACACACTCTTGTCAAAAACACCGCTTCTAAATACTTCGAAGTCGACGCTAATTTCGAAGGAGATCATCATCCTTCTTCTCCCACCTCCCCAATGCCCGGTGTTCTTAACTCCGATGAGCCTGTTTGTGCTGTTTGTGCTTCTCATGCCACCAAGAAGTGTTCGCGCTGTAAAGGCGTTCGATATTG CACAACAAAATGTCAACAGTCACATTGGAATTCCGGGCATAAGGAGAAATGCAAAAGTAATAGTGGTGCCAATGTATTTAACTCGGCTTCAAATGGGGCAACTAATGGTGGGTTTAAGGCTTCTGCTGCTGGGGGTAAAGGATCAAATTTGATTGCACTGGTACCTGGTGGTTACAGTACTTCGAGGCCTATCAAGAAGCCTAAAgat GTTCTTTTTCCTTATCATGAATTTGTTAAACTATTTAACTGGGACAACCCGGGATTTCCTCCTTGTGGACTCTTGAATTGTGGAAACAG TTGTTTCGCGAATGTGGTTCTTCAGTGTCTCTCATTCACAAGGCCACTTGTTGCCTACTTGTTGGAGAAGGGCCACCGAAATGAat GCACTTGCAATGATTGGTGCTTTCTATGTGAGTTTGAAAGTCATGTTGAAAGAGCAAGGCTAAGTTCACAGGCGTTTTCTCCAATGAATATTCTCTCTCGTTTGCCTAATATCGGTGGTACTTTAGGTTATGGAAGACAAGAGGATGCTCACGAGTTCATGAG gttttcaattgATACTATGCAATCTGTTTGCCTTGATGAATTTGGTGGAGAAAAAGCTGTCCCTTCTAACCTTCAGGAGACAACCATTATCCAACACATTTTTGGTGGTCGCCTTCAATCTGAG GTTATTTGCACAAAGTGTGATAAGACTTCAAATCAGTATGAAAGTATGATGGACTTGACAGTTGAAATTCATGGAGATGCTGCCTCGTTGGAGGAATGTCTAGATCAGTTTACTGTTAAAGAGTGGCTTGATGGGGAAAATATGTATAAATGCGAGGG GTGTCAGGACTATGTAAAGGCGTGGAAACGTCTTACTGTAAAATGTGCTCCAAATATTCTTACAATTGCCTTGAAAAGATTTCAG AGTGGGAGGTTTGGAAAACTTAACAAGAGAGTAGCCTTCCCTGAGACTTTAAATCTTAGCCCTTACATGAGTGAAGCTGGAGATGGATCTGATATCTATAATTTATATGCTGTTGTAGTCCATATTGATATGCTAAATGCTTCATTTTTTGGTCATTACATCTGCTACATCAAGGATTTCCGGGGAAACTGGTATAGGATTGATGACTCAAAG GTTGTTTGTGTGGAATTGGAGGAGGTGCTTTCTCAGGGAGCATACATGCTGTTGTATAGAAG GTGTACTGCCCGACCATCAAGCCTTCAAATTCAAACTACTGAATCTTCAGGGAAAGTAGAAGAGCGAACAGTGGAAGTGGAACCTGGCAAAACTGAACAAGCTGAATGCCTCTCAAATGTGAAGGCTTTGGTTTGCAATAGAGATTGTGAGGTTTCACCGTCTGATATTAGTCCAGAATCAAAGGTTTCTTCTGGTGATGAATATGAGTCCTCCATTGAATTGAACTCAGAAGCTAAAAGAGAGCAGTCTGAGGACACACTCTCAAACGTGAAGGTGTTGGCTTGCAGTAGAGATTGTGAGATTTCACCATCTGATATTAGTCAAGAATTGAAGGTTTCTTCTGGTTATGAATACGAGTCCTCCGTTCAATTGAACTCTGAAGCTAAAAGAGAGCAGTCTGCGGACACACTCTCAAATGTGAAGGCTTTGGCTTGCCGTAGAGGTTGTGAGGTTTTACCATCTGATATTAGTCCAGAATTGAAGGTTTCTTCCGGCTATGATTACGAGTCTTCTGTTGAAGTGAACTCAGAAGCTAAAAGAGAGCAGTCTGAGGACACAAACATGATTGATATTGAGTCAACTGATAATGGTAATGACATTTCTTATAGTGCTGTTGATGAATCTTCTTATTTACCCATTTCTCATGTTGTCGAAAATTTGATGGATGTGGATATGGGAAGACCTATAGAAGAGACTTCAGGCTGCGCCCAAGATCAAGATGATACTGGTGTGGCTGGATCTTGTCCTTCTCCAGGTTTACcaaatgatttttctttcttggaTAAGCATTCTTCTGTTTCAATAGATTATCGAAATGTGGAGGAAGATTTGGAAGATACAGACGCGGTTAAATGCAAGTTGCTAACAGCTAACAATGATGCATATTATGGCAATGGATATGTTAGTGCAAACCTATCTGCTACTCCACATGAAGATACTGGTACTCTATTTTCCAGTGGTGCTTCCTTTCCCACAGAAAAGGACAGAGGAAATGGAATTAAGAAAGTGGAAATATCAGCGGATAAGTTAATAATGTAG